A region from the Brassica napus cultivar Da-Ae chromosome C8, Da-Ae, whole genome shotgun sequence genome encodes:
- the LOC106390669 gene encoding probable serine/threonine protein kinase IRE4 produces MDRKDRGLSSEVSIPSGLNRIKTRLAPSGPKPDESAVTVPKPPPPFNNRKPKSIAPRREYGKTTSKQEHNKGKKLSRWLASYKPKYSVNIHKDYGCSTSEDAKSKVNNSRKDEETMVKLSETNLSSCKVPAIGIKSFSHELGPRGGVQTCHPRPHSYNDLKELLGSLHSRFDVAKEIVDKKLDDFVIDVEENMEKMDPSCPQDRETAEELLKLAQTCIEMTSAQLRATCESIVQDLTKKMKQCQAGLVKWFVSQLLFILTHCTRVVMFQKETEPIDENSFRKFKECLENIPALETNWVSTSRVDEAGKKFKKQDKESLESEATLGFGITDDQSNNAAREGYGASKQGSQFNSKVVEQRSYLSNEYQDNMPNDPPRKELGGWDSVICRICEEEVTLSHLEPHSYICAYADKCEINCLDVDERLLKLEEILEQIIDSRSSNSFHPQAGGLENPVLQKSGVASEGCSPKVNEWRNKGVEGMFEDLHEMDTAFIDESNTFPINLKSHVGAKFCHHGTSSSTGSITSVSSTNTPRTSHFDSYWLERHSPEQEDLQLMMDLSDIARCGASTDLSKEGSCDYLLACMQDIQAVLKQSKLKALVIDTFGGRIEKLLCEKYMYACDLIGDKSSTGNVKESESVSEHASQGSAMTTPHFAQKERTSIDDFEIIKPISRGAFGKVFLARKRTTGDFFAIKVLKKLDMIRKNDFERILEERNILITVRYPFVVRFFYSFTCSDNLYLVMEYLNGGDLYSLLQKVGCLDDDIARIYIAELVLALEYLHSLNIVHRDIKPDNLLIAHDGHIKLTDFGLSKIGLINNTIDLSGPESDASPRKSSRHFQKSKEEERIRHSAVGTPDYLAPEILLGTEHGYAADWWSVGIILFELITGIPPFTAARPEIIFDNILNGKMPWPDVPGQMSYEAQDLINRFLVHEPEKRLGANGAAEVKSHPFFRGVDWENLAMQKAAFVPQPESIHDTSYFVSRFGEKSCSDSDTDNDNESYPNSGDELDECTNLADFDSPPCYLSFINFSFKNLSQLASINHDVLLQKDPAKGGGGASPFNSHGT; encoded by the exons ATGGATCGTAAGGATCGAGGCCTTTCTTCTGAAGTCTCGATTCCTTCCGGTTTGAACCGAATCAAGACTCGGTTAGCTCCATCTGGTCCCAAACCCGATGAATCGGCCGTCACCGTTCCAaagcctcctcctccttttAATAACCGTAAGCCGAAAAGTATTGCTCCTCGTCGTGAATATGGCAAAACCACTTCCAAGCAAG AGCATAATAAGGGAAAGAAGTTGTCGAGGTGGCTTGCTTCTTACAAACCCAAGTATTCTGTGAACATTCACAAAGATTATGGCTGCTCAACTAGTGAG GATGCCAAATCTAAAGTCAACAACTCTCGTAAAGACGAGGAAACGATGGTCAAGCTATCTGAAACCAACCTTTCCTCTTGCAAGGTGCCAGCAATAGGTATAAAGAGCTTTTCACATGAGTTAGGGCCACGCGGTGGTGTTCAAACTTGTCACCCTCGTCCACACAGCTACAACGACCTCAAG GAACTTTTGGGCTCACTTCACTCTAGATTTGATGTTGCAAAGGAGATTGTGGATAAGAAGCTGGATGACTTTGTCATAGATGTGGAGGAAAATATGGAGAAAATGGATCCATCATGCCCTCAAGATCGAGAAACGGCAGAGGAGTTACTTAAGTTGGCTCAAACCTGTATAGAGATGACATCTGCTCAGCTTCGTGCTACTTGTGAATCTATTGTCCAAGACTTAACTAAGAAGATGAAACAGTGCCAAGCAGGGCTTGTGAAGTGGTTTGTTTCTCAGTTGCTTTTTATACTGACTCATTGTACAAGAGTTGTCATGTTTCAGAAGGAGACTGAGCCCATTGATGAGAATTCCTTCCGGAAATTTAAGGAATGCTTGGAAAATATCCCTGCTCTGGAAACAAATTGGGTTTCCACTTCTAGAGTTGATGAAGCAGGAAAAAAGTTCAAGAAACAGGACAAAGAATCTTTAGAGTCAGAGGCAACTTTAGGCTTTGGGATAACAGATGATCAAAGCAATAATGCTGCTAGAGAAGGTTATGGAGCTTCTAAACAGGGGTCTCAGTTTAATAGTAAAGTGGTGGAACAAAGATCTTATTTAAGTAATGAGTATCAAGATAATATGCCAAATGATCCTCCTAGGAAAGAGTTAGGTGGATGGGATTCTGTAATATGCCGCATATGCGAGGAAGAAGTTACTCTCTCCCATCTGGAACCACACTCTTACATATGCGCATACGCAGATAAATGTGAAATAAATTGTTTGGATGTTGATGAGCGCCTTTTGAAACTTGAAGAGATACTGGAACAGATCATTGATTCACGAAGTTCAAATTCCTTTCATCCCCAAGCTGGTGGCCTGGAAAACCCGGTCTTGCAGAAATCTGGAGTTGCATCTGAAGGTTGTTCTCCTAAAGTAAATGAATGGCGGAACAAAGGTGTTGAGGGAATGTTTGAGGATCTGCATGAGATGGACACTGCCTTCATAGACGAGTCTAACACATTTCCTATTAACTTGAAGAGCCATGTAGGGGCTAAATTTTGCCATCATGGCACTTCATCATCAACTGGTAGCATCACTTCAGTATCTTCAACAAATACCCCCAGAACAAGCCACTTTGACTCTTATTGGCTAGAGCGGCATAGTCCAGAGCAAGAGGATCTTCAATTG ATGATGGACCTTTCTGATATTGCCCGGTGTGGAGCAAGCACAGATCTCTCGAAAGAGGGTTCCTGTGACTATTTGCTTGCCTGCATGCAAGACATACAAGCTGTCTTGAAGCAGAGCAAGCTCAAAGCACTTGTTATAGATACTTTTGGGGGGAGGATCGAGAAACTTCTCTG CGAGAAATATATGTATGCCTGCGATTTGATTGGTGATAAGAGTTCAACGGGCAATGTAAAAGAGAGTGAAAGTGTCTCGGAGCATGCATCGCAAGGTTCCGCAATGACTACTCCGCACTTTGCGCAGAAAGAAAGGACAAGCATCGATGACTTTGAGATCATCAAACCAATAAGCAGAGGTGCCTTTGGTAAAGTCTTTCTTGCACGTAAAAGAACAACAGGGGACTTTTTTGCAATAAAG GTACTCAAGAAGCTGGATATGATAAGGAAAAACGACTTCGAACGGATATTGGAAGAGCGAAATATACTAATAACTGTCAGATACCCTTTTGTG GTtcgatttttttattcattcacCTGCAGTGATAACCTCTACTTGGTAATGGAATATCTTAATGGTGGTGATCTATACTCTCTGCTCCAGAAAGTTGGCTGTCTTGACGATGACATTGCTCGTATTTACATCGCGGAACTG GTTCTTGCATTGGAATACCTCCATTCTCTAAATATTGTGCACCGAGATATTAAGCCTGATAACCTTTTAATAGCTCATGATGGGCACATCAAG CTGACAGACTTTGGGCTGTCAAAAATCGGTCTTATAAACAACACAATAGATTTATCTGGCCCTGAGTCAGATGCATCTCCAAGAAAAAGTTCTCGTCATTTTCAGAAgagcaaagaagaagagagaattcGACATTCAGCTGTTGGGACACCTGACTACTTGGCGCCGGAGATTCTTCTCGGAACTGAACATG GTTATGCTGCGGATTGGTGGTCTGTGGGAATCATCTTGTTTGAACTGATAACTGGAATTCCACCTTTTACAGCAGCCCGCCCTGAG ATCATATTTGACAACATCCTCAACGGAAAAATGCCCTGGCCTGATGTGCCTGGTCAAATGTCTTATGAAGCTCAGGATCTGATTAACAG GTTTCTTGTTCATGAGCCGGAAAAACGACTGGGGGCGAATGGGGCTGCAGAG GTtaaatcacatcccttctttCGAGGTGTTGACTGGGAAAATCTTGCTATGCAAAAG GCTGCCTTTGTACCACAGCCTGAGAGTATACATGACACTAGCTATTTTGTATCACGGTTTGGTGAAAAGAGTTGCAGTGATTCTGATACTGACAACGACAATGAATCATATCCAAACTCAGGAGACGAG TTGGATGAATGCACCAATCTGGCCGACTTTGATTCTCCACCTTGCTATCTCTCGTTCATAAACTTTTCTTTCAAG AATTTGTCACAATTGGCTTCGATCAATCATGATGTGTTATTGCAAAAGGATCCAGccaaaggaggaggaggagcctcACCTTTTAATAGCCATGGAACGTAG